The Kluyveromyces lactis strain NRRL Y-1140 chromosome B complete sequence genome contains a region encoding:
- a CDS encoding fungal specific transcription factor domain-containing protein (conserved hypothetical protein) produces MPLLSHCLTIRQSPMLSSVYTSAMDNCTTLTISKRMGRESKNSGIVKGKGSGKKTLTLKWGGRPYKDKNKVISIPENTMMVNGILVAKNTSSAATSGNMNIKELIVVNEGSLFKPKKRRQAVKKNDVKLQEEPLPLELPVVSSPDLEIDEQELNKDMLEISSANSTALDFFSKEYDPRLDILTSPFDIFGSNSLTELFTFYVRETSQLFIVSNGGTIFNPFGTTLPQMAMENKTVLKLLAVLAGQHRKHLGYNDESDDFLPIEDSLVSKTYPNRLVQRMFDESLLELQHKLLDTTERFSTVTLACILILASIDIFFDQKQCRWKTHLYGAKGIILEKLKSKSTGPKRKKKISYSCEEDRESFLTRWFMYLNVISLLSSPDPTPQAEIFQQLDFDFCPSSEKNLLAREELRDIQYTSGMEPAVLSYLAKVSQMVFDKAKIDSASEMETLLSNAIELDYVISSYLVNSEKERDAIIRKQQHNSPSNDVKKRIQMYQFLRSTNLIFGLTGLLILRRRVMNLPQDTRLIKELLIRITSLFSEKVPLDSPAQSCLLLCIFCCGCELIDDSLVHLRPIYLKHLHSLCKSGISGAVMAKKVMEECWATKKTWWEVLKTKKQHICFAI; encoded by the coding sequence ATGCCACTGCTGTCTCATTGTTTAACAATACGACAGTCTCCGATGCTGAGTAGTGTATATACGTCGGCTATGGATAACTGCACTACACTGACAATCAGCAAACGAATGGGCCGTGAGAGTAAAAACTCAGGGATCGTTAAGGGTAAAGGTAGTGGGAAGAAAACGTTAACTCTGAAATGGGGTGGACGTCCGTATAAGGACAAGAATAAGGTGATCAGTATACCAGAAAACACAATGATGGTTAACGGTATACTGGTAGCCAAGAATACAAGCAGTGCTGCCACTAGTGGTAATATGAATATTAAAGAGCTTATAGTGGTGAATGAGGGATCTCTTTTCAAGCCTAAGAAGAGGAGACAAGCAGTTAAGAAAAATGATGTAAAATTGCAGGAAGAGCCGTTGCCTCTGGAACTTCCTGTTGTGTCTTCTCCGGACCTCgaaattgatgaacaaGAGTTGAATAAAGATATGTTAGAGATTTCTTCTGCAAATTCAACTGCAttggatttcttttctaaGGAGTATGATCCAAGGCTTGATATACTTACTTCACCGTTTGACATCTTTGGAAGTAACAGTTTAACTGAACTTTTCACGTTTTATGTGCGTGAGACTTCCCAGCTGTTTATAGTCTCTAATGGTGGGACGATATTCAATCCGTTTGGTACTACTCTCCCGCAAATGGCTATGGAAAACAAGACGGTGCTCAAATTATTGGCTGTGTTGGCAGGCCAACACAGGAAACATCTAGGGTACAATGACGAAAGTGACGATTTTTTACCGATTGAAGACTCATTGGTATCTAAAACGTATCCGAACAGGTTGGTGCAACGGATGTTCGATGAAAGTCTATTGGAACTCCAGCACAAACTGCTTGACACGACGGAAAGATTCAGTACTGTTACCTTAGCATGTATTTTGATTCTTGCCTCGATTGACATTTTCTTCGATCAGAAACAGTGCAGATGGAAGACGCATCTGTATGGAGCGAAGGGTATCATATTGGAGAAGCTAAAGAGTAAATCTACGGGCCCcaagaggaagaagaagatatcttACAGTTGTGAGGAGGATAGAGAAAGCTTTTTGACCAGGTGGTTCATGTATTTGAACGTGATCAGCTTGTTATCTTCTCCCGATCCAACTCCGCAAGCGGAGATCTTCCAGCAgcttgattttgatttctgTCCTTCCAGTGAAAAGAATCTTTTGGCTCGAGAAGAACTACGCGACATACAGTATACCAGTGGAATGGAGCCAGCTGTACTTTCGTATCTCGCGAAAGTATCTCAAATGGTTTTCGACAAGGCAAAGATCGATTCGGCATCGGAAATGGAGACTCTTTTATCCAACGCTATAGAGCTAGATTATGTGATCTCAAGCTATCTGGTGAActctgaaaaagaaagagatgcTATCATtagaaaacaacaacataATAGTCCTTCTAATGATGTGAAAAAAAGGATCCAGATGTACCAGTTTTTACGCTCCACCAACCTGATCTTCGGTCTGACCGGGTTACTAATTCTAAGACGTCGGGTGATGAACCTACCACAAGATACCCGGCTAATAAAAGAATTGTTAATTAGAATTACCTCGTTGTTCAGCGAAAAAGTACCGTTAGATTCTCCGGCACAGTCGTGCCTCTTACTTTGTATCTTTTGTTGCGGTTGTGAACTAATCGACGATTCACTAGTCCATCTAAGACCGATATATTTAAAGCATCTCCACAGCCTCTGTAAGAGCGGCATATCTGGTGCTGTCATGGCGAAAAAAGTTATGGAAGAGTGCTGGGCAACAAAGAAGACTTGGTGGGAAGTTCTaaagacaaagaaacaacacATATGCTTCGCCATTTGA
- a CDS encoding uncharacterized protein (no similarity) codes for MKYQTKHLYPLPQLAPNSLFQKIDLIITDSSCALDINTRIDSQSGRSRDRNLGRKQTQKLHLTNLQHSTSKSKKEPCHTRKHVPWTPARTYRDGYDPVGFLFVFLLVRILVELLLMKLYVLRLFYF; via the coding sequence ATGAAGTACCAGACTAAGCATTTGTATCCCCTCCCCCAGCTGGCACCAAACAGTCTATTCCAAAAGATCGACTTGATCATAACGGATTCTTCATGCGCCTTGGATATCAATACTAGAATAGATTCCCAATCAGGAAGGTCGAGAGATCGAAATCTGGGAAGAAAGCAGACACAAAAGTTGCATCTCACTAATCTGCAGCATAGcacttcaaaatcaaaaaaggAACCCTGCCATACACGAAAGCATGTCCCATGGACTCCAGCCAGAACTTACAGAGATGGTTACGACCCAGTTGGTTTCTTGTTCGTGTTTCTGCTTGTCCGCATCCTTGTGGAATTGTTGCTGATGAAACTGTATGTACTGCGTTTATTTTACTTTTAG
- a CDS encoding FMN-dependent alpha-hydroxy acid dehydrogenase (similar to uniprot|P00175 Saccharomyces cerevisiae YML054C CYB2 Cytochrome b2 (L-lactate cytochrome-c oxidoreductase) component of the mitochondrial intermembrane space required for lactate utilization expression is repressed by glucose and anaerobic conditions) yields the protein MISTRVASRSARIAFKGVGNAARINVANRFLRTKASPSAQRKPSESKSKFNKTTKASLLTGASSLTLFLSYFLSDNDKDGVSVKEVKMHNRIDDCWIVIDNEVYDITKFLSQHPGGVARLMEFAGRDATERFYQMHSSATLEKMKEHLVYIGKLKGAFDKELSEEEIRIIEHKAKIPPLRKIFCLSDFEAVAKQVLPKSTFFYYATGSSDEYTLRENHYAYSRVFFRPKILQDIEEVDTSTKFLGAKVDLPIYITAFAGSRLAHPMGELNLQSAAYDANVMQMVPKQNSYSHEEFFPHVPDDQNQWLQFHFDTQEELDNLDKWVERAGTLPSAKGLFFNVDLADIGNREKDSRQRASQPGSEYLDEMTDNKFGSHPKITWSTIERVMKNTHLPVALKGVQRGEDVVIAAQKGVKAVILSNHGGRQLDFSRPPLEVLVEAKQMLKEKNLDGKIEIYLDGGVRRGSDILKALCLGATGVGMGRPFLYAMSGYGEEGVTHLFNILRTEIENNMRLLGVDKIEDLDESLVDFRSLSFKNPRINDALYDQAYEPLQFPEFK from the coding sequence ATGATATCTACTAGAGTTGCAAGCAGATCCGCCAGAATTGCATTTAAAGGTGTCGGCAATGCCGCAAGAATCAACGTTGCAAATCGTTTCTTGAGAACTAAGGCTTCTCCTTCTGCTCAGAGGAAACCGTCCGAATCTAAGTCGAAATTTAATAAAACTACAAAGGCTTCTCTTCTTACTGGTGCCTCTTCTTTGACCCTTTTTCTATCTTACTTTCTTTCTGATAATGATAAAGACGGTGTTTCGGTTAAAGAGGTTAAAATGCACAACAGAATCGATGATTGCTGGATTGTCATCGATAATGAGGTTTACGATATTACCAAGTTCTTGTCTCAACATCCGGGTGGTGTAGCAAGATTGATGGAGTTTGCTGGTAGGGATGCAACTGAAAGGTTCTACCAGATGCATTCTAGTGCGACTCTGGAGAAGATGAAGGAACATTTGGTTTACATTGGTAAATTGAAAGGTGCATTTGATAAAGAGCtctctgaagaagagattagAATCATAGAACACAAGGCCAAGATTCCACCATTGAGAAAAATATTCTGTTTATCTGACTTCGAAGCAGTGGCCAAGCAGGTGTTGCCAAAATCTACGTTCTTTTACTATGCCACTGGTTCCTCTGATGAATATACTCTTCGTGAAAACCATTATGCCTATAGTAGAGTGTTCTTCAGACCGAAGATCCTGCAAGATATCGAGGAAGTCGATACCAGTACGAAATTCTTGGGCGCCAAAGTTGACTTACCAATTTACATTACAGCCTTTGCTGGTTCTAGACTTGCCCATCCTATGGGTGAACTGAACTTGCAATCTGCGGCTTACGATGCTAACGTTATGCAAATGGTGCCAAAACAGAACTCCTACAGCCATGAAGAATTCTTCCCACATGTCCCAGATGATCAAAACCAATGGTTGCAATTCCACTTTGACACtcaagaagaacttgataACTTGGATAAATGGGTCGAAAGAGCAGGCACTCTACCAAGTGCTAAGGGGTTGTTTTTCAATGTAGATCTTGCAGATATTGGCAACAGAGAAAAGGACTCAAGACAAAGAGCCTCTCAACCTGGTAGTGAATACTTAGATGAAATGACTGATAATAAGTTCGGAAGTCATCCAAAGATTACCTGGAGCACCATCGAGAGAGTCATGAAAAACACTCATCTTCCAGTGGCTTTGAAAGGTGTTCAAAGAGGCGAAGACGTTGTGATCGCTGCTCAAAAGGGGGTGAAAGCTGTCATTTTGTCTAACCACGGTGGTAGACAATTAGACTTTTCCAGACCACCTCTAGAAGTTCTTGTCGAAGCTAAGCaaatgttgaaagaaaagaacttAGATGgcaaaattgaaatctatCTAGATGGTGGTGTTCGTAGAGGATCAGACATCCTCAAAGCCCTTTGTCTAGGTGCTACAGGTGTCGGTATGGGACGACCATTCCTTTACGCGATGTCTGGTTATGGGGAGGAAGGTGTTACCCATCTATTCAACATTCTTCGCACTGAAATTGAGAATAACATGAGACTGTTGGGTGTTGACAAAATCGAGGACCTCGATGAATCATTGGTAGACTTCAGAAGTCTTTCATTCAAGAACCCTAGGATCAATGATGCACTTTATGACCAAGCATATGAGCCATTGCAATTCCCTGAATTTAAGTAA
- a CDS encoding RidA family protein (weakly similar to uniprot|P40185 Saccharomyces cerevisiae YIL051C MMF1 Mitochondrial protein involved in maintenance of the mitochondrial genome and weakly similar to YER057C uniprot|P40037 Saccharomyces cerevisiae YER057C HMF1 Member of the p14.5 protein family with similarity to Mmf1p, functionally complements Mmf1p function when targeted to mitochondria; heat shock inducible; high-dosage growth inhibitor; forms a homotrimer in vitro), with the protein MVRRVEWKEVGVESGPTFLAPAYVTSKDTELVYTSGCVGSDLLTGEIPEDLEKQVRNALDNLGRVLKASNSSFDDVLKILLFVADGSYASTVNAVYKEYFPERPARSCIVVSFPDPTLKVELECVAAVSST; encoded by the coding sequence ATGGTAAGACGTGTTGAATGGAAGGAAGTCGGTGTTGAATCTGGACCAACTTTTTTGGCACCTGCATATGTGACCTCAAAAGACACGGAACTTGTTTACACCTCTGGATGTGTTGGTTCGGATTTGCTAACTGGGGAAATCCCagaagatcttgaaaagcAAGTCAGAAATGCCTTAGATAACTTAGGTAGAGTTTTAAAAGCATCTAACTCGAGCTTCGACGACGTCTTAAAGATTCTACTTTTCGTGGCAGACGGAAGTTACGCAAGTACCGTCAACGCAGTTTACAAGGAATATTTCCCAGAAAGACCAGCCAGAAGTTGCATCGTGGTCAGCTTTCCTGATCCGACACTAAAAGTAGAACTGGAATgtgttgctgctgtttcttcaacttga
- a CDS encoding uncharacterized protein (conserved hypothetical protein), translating into MKFSDFSVLGLGALALNAVTVSANTADTALLRTYSTISPSLSEIESAASATEVAEVVSDVEGAAFKRFFIIFLENTDYDKAAGDESLSWLAEQGITLTNYWALTHPSEPNYLASVGGDYFALDDDRFISMPSNVSNIVDLLDTKGISWAEYQEHSPYAGFQGMNFSNQETYASDYVRKHNPLILFDNVVNNDTRLANIKNFEDFNNDVENEKLPQYAFITPNMTNDGHDTTIQFAGKWSKDFLAPLLENDYFMEDTLVLLTFDENETYGIKNKVFSILLGGVIPDELKGTKDDTFYDHYSQLASVEANWDLPHLGRHDGDANVLEIVANATNITNVEVDTTYMINETYIGYLNDYNIELPAPNVTAINRNGQPILDSIKETWEDEYSKQVSESYYTSTTTTVSADVTDAETFSNFYRYRQC; encoded by the coding sequence atgaaattctCCGATTTTAGTGTTCTCGGATTAGGTGCTCTTGCCTTAAATGCCGTTACCGTCAGTGCTAACACTGCTGACACCGCTTTGTTGAGAACTTACTCTACTATCTCTCCAAGTTTGAGTGAAATTGAATCCGCCGCTTCTGCTACTGAGGTTGCTGAGGTGGTTTCAGATGTCGAAGGTGCCGCTTTCAAGAGAttcttcattatcttctTGGAAAACACCGATTACGACAAGGCTGCTGGTGATGAATCCCTTTCATGGCTGGCTGAACAAGGTATTACCTTGACCAACTACTGGGCTTTGACTCACCCTTCAGAACCAAACTATTTGGCTTCTGTCGGTGGTGATTACTTCGCCTTGGATGATGACAGATTTATTTCTATGCCATCCAATGTGTCTAACATCGTTGATTTGTTGGACACTAAGGGTATCTCTTGGGCTGAATACCAAGAACACTCTCCATATGCTGGTTTCCAAGGTATGAACTTCTCTAACCAAGAGACATACGCCAGTGATTATGTCAGAAAACATAACCCATTGATTTTGTTCGATAACGTTGTCAACAACGATACTCGTTTGGCTAACATTAAGaactttgaagatttcaacaatgaCGTAGAAAACGAAAAGTTACCTCAATACGCTTTCATTACTCCAAATATGACTAACGATGGTCATGACACCACTATCCAATTTGCTGGTAAATGGTCAAAGGACTTCTTGGCTCCATTATTAGAAAACGATTACTTCATGGAGGACACTTTGGTCTTGTTGACCTtcgatgaaaatgaaaccTATGGTATCAAGAACAAGGTCTTCTCCATCTTGTTGGGTGGCGTTATCCcagatgaattgaagggTACCAAGGATGATACTTTCTATGACCATTACTCTCAATTGGCTAGTGTTGAAGCCAACTGGGATTTGCCTCATTTAGGTAGACACGATGGTGACGCCAATgttttggaaattgttgCTAACGCTACCAACATCACCAACGTTGAAGTTGACACCACTTACATGATCAACGAAACCTATATTGGTTACTTGAACGATTACAACATTGAATTGCCAGCTCCAAATGTTACTGCTATTAACAGAAACGGTCAACCAATCTTGGACTCCATCAAGGAAACTTGGGAAGATGAATATTCTAAGCAAGTCTCTGAATCCTACTATACTTCCACCACTACTACCGTTTCTGCAGATGTTACTGATGCTGAAACCTTCTCCAATTTCTACCGCTACCGACAGTGCTGA
- a CDS encoding sugar porter family MFS transporter (uniprot|P07921 Kluyveromyces lactis KLLA0B14861g LAC12 Lactose permease) — translation MADHSSSSSSLQKKPINTIEHKDTLGNDRDHKEALNSDNDNTSGLKINGVPIEDAREEVLLPGYLSKQYYKLYGLCFITYLCATMQGYDGALMGSIYTEDAYLKYYHLDINSSSGTGLVFSIFNVGQICGAFFVPLMDWKGRKPAILIGCLGVVIGAIISSLTTTKSALIGGRWFVAFFATIANAAAPTYCAEVAPAHLRGKVAGLYNTLWSVGSIVAAFSTYGTNKNFPNSSKAFKIPLYLQMMFPGLVCIFGWLIPESPRWLVGVGREEEAREFIIKYHLNGDRTHPLLDMEMAEIIESFHGTDLSNPLEMLDVRSLFRTRSDRYRAMLVILMAWFGQFSGNNVCSYYLPTMLRNVGMKSVSLNVLMNGVYSIVTWISSICGAFFIDKIGRREGFLGSISGAALALTGLSICTARYEKTKKKSASNGALVFIYLFGGIFSFAFTPMQSMYSTEVSTNLTRSKAQLLNFVVSGVAQFVNQFATPKAMKNIKYWFYVFYVFFDIFEFIVIYFFFVETKGRSLEELEVVFEAPNPRKASVDQAFLAQVRATLVQRNDVRVANAQNLKEQEPLKSDADHVEKLSEAESV, via the coding sequence ATGGCAGATCATTCGAGCAGCTCATCTTCGCTGCAGAAGAAGCCAATTAATACTATCGAGCATAAAGACACTTTGGGCAATGATCGGGATCACAAGGAAGCCTTGAACAgtgataatgataatactTCTGGATTGAAAATCAATGGTGTCCCCATCGAGGACGCTAGAGAGGAAGTGCTCTTACCAGGTTACTTGTCGAAGCAATATTACAAATTGTACGGTTTATGTTTTATAACATATCTGTGTGCTACTATGCAAGGTTATGATGGGGCTTTAATGGGTTCTATCTATACCGAAGATGCATATTTGAAATACTACCATTTGGATATTAACTCATCCTCTGGTACTGGTCTAGTGTTCTCTATTTTCAACGTTGGTCAAATTTGCGGTGCATTCTTTGTTCCTCTTATGGATTGGAAAGGTAGAAAACCTGCTATTTTAATTGGGTGTCTGGGTGTTGTTATTGGTGCTATTATTTCGTCTttaacaacaacaaagagTGCATTAATTGGTGGTAGATGGTTCGTGGCCTTTTTCGCTACAATCGCTAATGCAGCAGCTCCAACATACTGTGCAGAAGTGGCTCCAGCTCACTTAAGAGGTAAGGTTGCAGGTCTTTATAACACCCTTTGGTCTGTCGGTTCCATTGTTGCTGCCTTTAGCACTTACGGTACCAACAAAAACTTCCCTAACTCCTCCAAGGCTTTTAAGATTCCATTATACTTACAAATGATGTTCCCAGGTCTTGTGTGTATATTTGGTTGGTTAATCCCAGAATCTCCAAGATGGTTGGTTGGTGTTGGCCGTGAGGAAGAAGCTCGTGAattcattatcaaatacCACTTAAATGGCGATAGAACTCATCCATTATTGGATATGGAGATGGCAGAAATAATAGAATCTTTCCATGGTACAGATTTATCAAACCCTCTAGAAATGTTAGATGTAAGGAGCTTATTCAGAACGAGATCGGATAGGTACAGAGCAATGTTGGTTATACTTATGGCTTGGTTCGGTCAATTTTCCGGTAACAATGTGTGTTCGTACTATTTGCCTACCATGTTGAGAAATGTTGGTATGAAGAGTGTCTCATTGAATGTGTTAATGAATGGTGTTTATTCCATCGTCACttggatttcttcaatttgcGGTGCATTCTTTATTGATAAGATTGGTAGAAGGGAAGGTTTCCTTGGTTCTATCTCAGGTGCTGCATTAGCATTGACAGGTCTATCTATCTGTACTGCTCGTTATGAGAAGactaagaagaagagtGCTTCCAATGGTGCATTGGTGTTCATTTATCTCTTTGGTGgtatcttttcttttgctttcACTCCAATGCAATCCATGTACTCAACAGAAGTGTCTACAAACTTGACGAGATCTAAGGCCCAACTCCTCAACTTTGTGGTTTCTGGTGTTGCCCAATTTGTTAATCAATTTGCTACTCCAAAGGCAATgaagaatatcaaatattggTTCTATGTGTTCTACGTTTTCTTCGATATTTTCGAATTTATTGTTatctacttcttcttcgttgaAACTAAGGGTAGAAGCttagaagaattagaagTTGTCTTTGAAGCTCCAAACCCAAGAAAGGCATCCGTTGATCAAGCATTCTTGGCTCAAGTCAGGGCAACTTTGGTCCAACGAAATGACGTTAGAGTTGCAAATGCtcaaaatttgaaagagcAAGAGCCTCTAAAGAGCGATGCTGATCATGTCGAAAAGCTTTCAGAGGCAGAATCTGTTTAA